A stretch of the Rhipicephalus sanguineus isolate Rsan-2018 unplaced genomic scaffold, BIME_Rsan_1.4 Seq783, whole genome shotgun sequence genome encodes the following:
- the LOC119378331 gene encoding uncharacterized protein LOC119378331 isoform X1 — protein sequence MPLPKKPRGCRFRRPLASASGNIGLLQVFVLLFAPLLRLGFLGNHPFLDYCQSASVTIQSLAWNASSQETPRMPFPSAARFCVWQHRATTSEGRQHRLQIAAPDSSALGHATATTVVTKMPFLMQVFVLLFAPLLRLGFLGNHPFLDYCQSASVTIQSLAWNASSQETPRMPFPSAARFCVWQHRATTSEGRQHRLQIAAPDSSALGHATATTVVTKMPFLMQVSYLPNAACVRSGNRCLLAVSCPTCVIGTCRLLCEMLWSLCNNAQAVNMLLLMSGDVELNPGPVSPPSMETIANAISRIEASQTSVLTELSLIRTSQSSIEALVTTLSTRVDTLEKIVQSTQSNETGLKADVKDSFAKLSAEIRVLTDKCDDAENRLRRSNLLFCGIPDTKGESWIQSQAKVIKFCSENLGISIPEDDLERAHRLGRYQQNKSRPIIVKYARFKDKSKILAVASKLKGTTFSIREDYSARVRQARRKLYDHGMLSGKPFKLRFDKLLLENKQFSYHAESDSVVELQS from the exons ATGCCTCTTCCCAAGAAACCCCGAGGATGCCGTTTCCGTCGGCCGCTCGCTTCTGCGTCTGGCAACATCGGGCTACTACAA GTTTTCGTCCTGTTGTTCGCACCGTTGCTCCGCCTTGGCTTCCTGGGTAACCACCCGTTCTTGGACTATTGCCAAAGCGCGTCCGTCACGATTCAGTCGCTGGCCTGGAATGCCTCTTCCCAAGAAACCCCGAGGATGCCGTTTCCGTCGGCCGCTCGCTTCTGCGTCTGGCAACATCGGGCTACTACAAGTGAGGGGCGTCAACATCGCCTACAAATAGCGGCACCAGACTCGAGCGCCTTggggcacgccaccgcaacgacaGTGGTCACGAAAATGCCCTTCTTAATGCAGGTTTTCGTCCTGTTGTTCGCACCGTTGCTCCGCCTTGGCTTCCTGGGTAACCACCCGTTCTTGGACTATTGCCAAAGCGCGTCCGTCACGATTCAGTCGCTGGCCTGGAATGCCTCTTCCCAAGAAACCCCGAGGATGCCGTTTCCGTCGGCCGCTCGCTTCTGCGTCTGGCAACATCGGGCTACTACAAGTGAGGGGCGTCAACATCGCCTACAAATAGCGGCACCAGACTCGAGCGCCTTggggcacgccaccgcaacgacaGTGGTCACGAAAATGCCCTTCTTAATGCAGGTCAGTTACCTTCCAAACGCGGCCTGCGTGCGTTCTGGAAATCGCTGTCTTCTTGCGGTGTCGTGCCCCACTTGTGTTATTGGTACATGTAGGTTACTGTGTGAAATGTTGTGGTCTCTTTGTAACAATGCTCAGGCGGTAAATATGCTCCTATTGATGTCGGGTGACGTTGAACTAAACCCAGGACCTGTTTCACCACCGTCAATGGAAACCATTGCAAATGCAATATCCCGCATAGAAGCATCTCAAACCTCGGTCCTGACAGAACTTTCACTAATACGAACATCCCAGTCTAGCATTGAGGCGCTCGTGACCACCCTTTCGACTCGTGTTGACACCCTAGAAAAAATTGTGCAGTCGACTCAGTCAAACGAAACAGGTCTAAAGGCAGACGTGAAGGACAGTTTTGCCAAACTTTCTGCTGAAATCAGGGTTCTTACAGATAAGTGTGATGATGCTGAAAATCGCCTACGTCGTTCTAACCTGCTTTTCTGTGGTATCCCAGACACAAAAGGCGAGTCTTGGATTCAGTCCCAGGCAAAAGTGATAAAATTTTGCTCTGAAAATCTCGGTATCTCCATACCGGAAGACGACTTGGAGCGTGCACATCGGCTTGGTCGATACCAGCAAAACAAAAGTAGACCTATCATAGTAAAATATGCAAGATTTAAAGATAAATCGAAAATTCTTGCAGTTGCGTCCAAGCTCAAGGGCACGACTTTTTCAATTCGCGAAGACTATTCAGCTAGAGTTCGACAGGCACGAAGGAAACTGTATGACCATGGCATGCTGAGCGGCAAACCCTTCAAGCTGCGCTTTGACAAGTTACTACTTGAAAACAAGCAATTCTCGTACCATGCAGAATCTGATAGCGTTGTTGAATTGCAGTCGTAG
- the LOC119378331 gene encoding uncharacterized protein LOC119378331 isoform X2, which translates to MPLPKKPRGCRFRRPLASASGNIGLLQVFVLLFAPLLRLGFLGNHPFLDYCQSASVTIQSLAWNASSQETPRMPFPSAARFCVWQHRATTSEGRQHRLQIAAPDSSALGHATATTVVTKMPFLMQVSYLPNAACVRSGNRCLLAVSCPTCVIGTCRLLCEMLWSLCNNAQAVNMLLLMSGDVELNPGPVSPPSMETIANAISRIEASQTSVLTELSLIRTSQSSIEALVTTLSTRVDTLEKIVQSTQSNETGLKADVKDSFAKLSAEIRVLTDKCDDAENRLRRSNLLFCGIPDTKGESWIQSQAKVIKFCSENLGISIPEDDLERAHRLGRYQQNKSRPIIVKYARFKDKSKILAVASKLKGTTFSIREDYSARVRQARRKLYDHGMLSGKPFKLRFDKLLLENKQFSYHAESDSVVELQS; encoded by the exons ATGCCTCTTCCCAAGAAACCCCGAGGATGCCGTTTCCGTCGGCCGCTCGCTTCTGCGTCTGGCAACATCGGGCTACTACAA GTTTTCGTCCTGTTGTTCGCACCGTTGCTCCGCCTTGGCTTCCTGGGTAACCACCCGTTCTTGGACTATTGCCAAAGCGCGTCCGTCACGATTCAGTCGCTGGCCTGGAATGCCTCTTCCCAAGAAACCCCGAGGATGCCGTTTCCGTCGGCCGCTCGCTTCTGCGTCTGGCAACATCGGGCTACTACAAGTGAGGGGCGTCAACATCGCCTACAAATAGCGGCACCAGACTCGAGCGCCTTggggcacgccaccgcaacgacaGTGGTCACGAAAATGCCCTTCTTAATGCAGGTCAGTTACCTTCCAAACGCGGCCTGCGTGCGTTCTGGAAATCGCTGTCTTCTTGCGGTGTCGTGCCCCACTTGTGTTATTGGTACATGTAGGTTACTGTGTGAAATGTTGTGGTCTCTTTGTAACAATGCTCAGGCGGTAAATATGCTCCTATTGATGTCGGGTGACGTTGAACTAAACCCAGGACCTGTTTCACCACCGTCAATGGAAACCATTGCAAATGCAATATCCCGCATAGAAGCATCTCAAACCTCGGTCCTGACAGAACTTTCACTAATACGAACATCCCAGTCTAGCATTGAGGCGCTCGTGACCACCCTTTCGACTCGTGTTGACACCCTAGAAAAAATTGTGCAGTCGACTCAGTCAAACGAAACAGGTCTAAAGGCAGACGTGAAGGACAGTTTTGCCAAACTTTCTGCTGAAATCAGGGTTCTTACAGATAAGTGTGATGATGCTGAAAATCGCCTACGTCGTTCTAACCTGCTTTTCTGTGGTATCCCAGACACAAAAGGCGAGTCTTGGATTCAGTCCCAGGCAAAAGTGATAAAATTTTGCTCTGAAAATCTCGGTATCTCCATACCGGAAGACGACTTGGAGCGTGCACATCGGCTTGGTCGATACCAGCAAAACAAAAGTAGACCTATCATAGTAAAATATGCAAGATTTAAAGATAAATCGAAAATTCTTGCAGTTGCGTCCAAGCTCAAGGGCACGACTTTTTCAATTCGCGAAGACTATTCAGCTAGAGTTCGACAGGCACGAAGGAAACTGTATGACCATGGCATGCTGAGCGGCAAACCCTTCAAGCTGCGCTTTGACAAGTTACTACTTGAAAACAAGCAATTCTCGTACCATGCAGAATCTGATAGCGTTGTTGAATTGCAGTCGTAG